The following proteins are encoded in a genomic region of Streptococcus sp. 29892:
- a CDS encoding cystathionine gamma-synthase, with protein MTDYKIDTILARTGINNDEKTGALISPIHLSTTYQHPEFGQSTGFDYTRTKNPTRASLEKTLAAIEKADYALVTSSGMAALVLLFNGFPVGSKVVAARDLYGGSFRWFNEQEQLGRFSFTYANTEEELLAAITDQTDYVFLETPTNPLMVEFDIAKVSAVAHAKGAKVIVDNTFYSPIYQNPLTLGADVVLHSATKYLSGHNDVLAGVLMTNDQALYDKLFYDQNTTGPTLSPLDAYLLMRGLKTLSLRMERSTQNAQKIVAYLQASPAVKQVYYTGKGGMISVKVADEGRIPHILNTLEVFTFAESLGGVESLITYPATQTHADIPAETRHSYGLTDDLLRLSIGIEDADDLIADLKTALEG; from the coding sequence ATGACAGACTATAAGATTGATACGATACTAGCCCGAACGGGTATTAACAATGATGAAAAAACAGGGGCCTTGATTTCCCCTATCCACCTTTCGACCACCTATCAGCATCCTGAATTTGGTCAATCGACAGGTTTTGACTATACGCGGACCAAGAATCCGACCAGAGCTAGCTTGGAGAAGACCTTAGCGGCCATTGAAAAGGCTGATTATGCCCTGGTGACCAGTTCTGGTATGGCTGCCCTGGTCTTGCTCTTTAACGGTTTTCCTGTTGGCAGCAAGGTAGTTGCGGCGCGTGACCTTTACGGAGGTTCTTTCCGCTGGTTCAATGAGCAGGAGCAGTTGGGGCGCTTTAGCTTCACCTATGCCAACACCGAGGAAGAGCTCCTAGCTGCCATCACAGACCAGACAGATTATGTTTTCCTTGAAACACCGACCAATCCTCTCATGGTCGAGTTTGACATTGCTAAGGTTTCGGCTGTCGCCCATGCCAAAGGAGCCAAGGTGATTGTCGATAACACCTTTTACAGCCCTATCTACCAAAATCCTCTTACTCTTGGAGCCGATGTGGTCTTGCATTCTGCGACCAAGTACCTGTCAGGGCATAATGATGTATTGGCAGGTGTGCTCATGACCAATGACCAAGCTCTCTACGACAAACTCTTCTATGACCAAAATACCACAGGTCCAACCCTCTCGCCCCTAGATGCCTACCTTCTCATGCGTGGACTGAAAACCCTCTCTCTGCGTATGGAACGGTCAACGCAAAATGCCCAGAAGATTGTCGCCTACTTGCAAGCCAGCCCAGCTGTTAAGCAGGTCTATTACACGGGCAAGGGTGGCATGATTTCTGTCAAGGTAGCGGATGAAGGTCGCATTCCTCACATTCTCAATACCCTAGAGGTCTTTACCTTTGCGGAAAGTTTGGGAGGAGTGGAGAGCTTGATTACCTACCCAGCCACTCAGACCCACGCAGATATTCCAGCTGAAACCCGCCATTCTTACGGACTAACGGATGACTTGCTCCGTCTGTCTATTGGCATTGAGGATGCGGATGACTTGATTGCAGATTTGAAAACAGCCTTGGAGGGATAA
- a CDS encoding MalY/PatB family protein, producing MTQYDFTTRPNRLNHHSEKWKASEQDPELLQLWVADMDFEALPEIRAAIRQYADQHIFGYPYASDSLYQSIIDWEKDQHGYEISKESIVLIEGVVPALSVAIQSLTEEGDAVLINTPVYPPFARTVKLNNRQLVTNSLQVVDGQFQIDFEQLERDLVEQEVKLYIFCNPHNPGGRVWSRDEVEKIGQLCRKHKVLLVSDEIHQDLTLYGNQHHSFNTVSPDFKDFSLVLSSATKTFNIAGTKNSFAIIENPQLRKAFTRRQLVNNQHEIPAIGLITTETAFRYGRPWLEELKTVLEKNIDYVTDYLTQQTKIKVVKPQGTYLVWLDFSAYALEHNELHRKLKEEAKVVLNDGQTFGKEGVHHARLNAAAPFETIKEACERIAGVFG from the coding sequence ATGACCCAGTATGATTTTACAACTAGGCCTAATCGCTTAAATCACCATTCAGAAAAGTGGAAGGCCAGTGAGCAGGATCCAGAACTCTTACAGCTTTGGGTCGCTGACATGGATTTTGAAGCCCTGCCCGAAATTCGCGCTGCCATTCGCCAGTATGCAGACCAACATATCTTCGGCTATCCCTACGCTAGTGATTCTCTCTATCAATCCATAATCGATTGGGAAAAAGACCAACATGGCTATGAAATCAGCAAAGAAAGTATTGTTCTAATTGAGGGAGTGGTGCCAGCCCTCTCAGTTGCTATACAGTCTCTTACTGAGGAGGGAGATGCCGTTCTTATCAATACTCCTGTCTACCCTCCCTTTGCCCGTACAGTAAAATTGAACAATCGCCAATTGGTGACGAATTCACTGCAGGTGGTGGACGGACAGTTCCAGATTGATTTTGAACAATTGGAGCGTGACCTTGTAGAGCAGGAAGTGAAACTCTATATTTTCTGCAATCCCCATAATCCAGGTGGTCGTGTTTGGTCCAGGGATGAGGTAGAAAAAATTGGTCAATTGTGCCGTAAACACAAGGTCTTGCTAGTTTCAGATGAGATCCATCAAGATCTGACCCTTTATGGAAACCAGCACCATAGTTTCAACACTGTGAGTCCGGATTTTAAGGATTTTTCACTTGTTTTATCGTCTGCAACAAAAACCTTCAACATTGCAGGAACGAAAAATAGTTTTGCTATTATTGAAAATCCACAATTGAGAAAGGCTTTTACTAGAAGACAGTTGGTCAATAACCAGCACGAAATTCCAGCCATTGGCTTGATTACGACTGAAACAGCCTTTCGATATGGTCGTCCTTGGTTAGAGGAATTGAAGACAGTTCTTGAGAAAAATATTGATTATGTGACGGACTACCTGACTCAACAGACAAAGATTAAGGTAGTAAAACCACAAGGAACCTATCTGGTCTGGCTTGATTTTTCTGCCTATGCTTTGGAGCATAATGAATTGCATCGTAAATTGAAAGAAGAGGCAAAAGTAGTCCTAAACGATGGACAAACTTTTGGTAAAGAAGGTGTTCATCACGCCCGATTAAATGCAGCAGCACCGTTTGAAACCATAAAAGAAGCCTGTGAACGAATTGCAGGAGTGTTTGGGTAA
- a CDS encoding AraC family transcriptional regulator — MNILNIYNELDSHNFDLNVDHYGAEQCDKNYSFGPTIRNNYVLHFITNGKGKITINGETTELRAGDIFVLPKHLSIFYQADGIEPWTYTWVGFSGSRAETILAQTQLLEKYYLHSRLDSPILKKMIDINHTKNQTHPMITELILIGHLNQLLAALVEEFPNESLKDASTLAKNYVHHAIKIIHSQYNSPIKVSEIAHQLALSRSYLYKIFKQETGYSIKDYIVQVKMNHACQLLANLDLSITEIANSVGYFDPLTFSSAFKNQYHQSPSDYRKYRFQ; from the coding sequence ATGAATATTCTGAATATCTATAATGAACTTGATAGCCATAACTTTGACCTAAACGTAGACCATTATGGCGCCGAACAGTGCGATAAGAACTACTCATTTGGGCCGACTATACGAAATAACTATGTACTTCATTTTATTACGAATGGAAAAGGCAAGATTACAATCAATGGAGAAACGACTGAATTAAGAGCTGGAGATATTTTTGTACTCCCAAAACATCTGTCTATTTTTTACCAGGCTGATGGAATCGAACCTTGGACCTATACTTGGGTAGGTTTCAGTGGCTCTCGTGCTGAAACTATTCTTGCTCAAACTCAACTTCTAGAAAAATATTATCTACACTCCCGTCTCGATTCTCCGATATTAAAAAAGATGATTGATATCAATCATACGAAAAATCAAACACATCCAATGATTACCGAACTAATCTTAATAGGCCATTTAAATCAATTGCTCGCAGCTCTTGTAGAAGAATTTCCTAATGAATCTTTAAAAGATGCATCTACTCTTGCCAAAAATTACGTTCATCATGCTATAAAAATCATTCATTCTCAGTACAACAGTCCAATCAAAGTGTCTGAAATTGCTCATCAACTTGCGTTGAGTCGCAGCTACTTGTATAAAATTTTTAAGCAGGAAACCGGTTACTCTATCAAAGATTATATTGTCCAAGTTAAGATGAACCACGCTTGTCAACTACTTGCTAATCTCGATCTAAGTATTACAGAAATCGCGAATTCAGTTGGATATTTTGATCCATTGACATTTAGCAGTGCCTTTAAAAATCAATATCACCAGAGTCCAAGTGACTATCGAAAATATCGATTTCAATAG